In Thiospirochaeta perfilievii, a single window of DNA contains:
- a CDS encoding ATP-binding protein: MINKLLSTYKRLLKHTNFNHHRYIYKVFNTNNRLTGLIGPRGTGKTTLLLQYIKENLKIDECIYTSLDNIYFSQNNLIEFVNELYDVYGVRYFFFDETHKYPNWNQELKNIYDSYPDVKIVFSGSSSLDLIKGSYDLSRRGVIYRIGGMSFREYLLFNNIVNIEPITLEELLSNKNKYESEIGSIPKILGYFKEYIGSGYYPFILEDTLSYSQKIQRVIEKTIYEDISNHYRLKTENLINFKRIISYMATIPPGELNKNNIAKNIGLDNKTVQNYLEILQETGLIELILKNKAGSNILKKTEKIFLDNTDLYKSVSEEIGFETPIGTLREIYFIKMILNSDNKLHYSQIGDYTIGNINFEIGGKNKSLKQIKDNLENSFLVKDDILTGSKYEIPLYLFGFLY, from the coding sequence ATGATTAATAAATTATTATCAACATACAAAAGACTTTTAAAGCATACAAATTTTAATCATCATAGATATATTTATAAAGTATTTAATACAAATAATAGGCTAACAGGTTTAATTGGTCCAAGAGGAACTGGAAAAACAACTTTATTACTCCAATACATCAAAGAAAATTTAAAAATTGACGAATGTATTTATACTTCATTAGATAATATCTATTTCTCTCAAAATAATTTAATTGAATTTGTAAATGAACTATATGATGTATATGGAGTTAGATACTTTTTCTTTGACGAAACTCATAAATATCCTAACTGGAATCAAGAATTAAAAAACATTTATGATTCCTACCCAGATGTAAAAATTGTATTTTCAGGTAGTTCTAGTCTAGACCTAATAAAAGGTTCCTATGATTTATCTAGAAGAGGAGTAATATATAGAATTGGAGGAATGTCTTTCCGTGAATATTTATTATTTAATAATATCGTAAATATAGAACCAATAACTTTAGAAGAACTACTTTCAAACAAGAATAAATATGAATCAGAAATTGGATCTATACCAAAAATTCTAGGTTATTTTAAAGAGTATATAGGGTCAGGCTACTATCCATTTATTTTAGAAGATACATTATCCTATAGTCAAAAGATTCAAAGAGTAATTGAAAAAACTATATATGAAGACATATCTAATCATTATAGATTAAAAACTGAAAATCTAATAAATTTTAAAAGAATAATATCTTATATGGCAACAATTCCTCCAGGAGAACTAAATAAAAATAATATAGCCAAAAATATAGGATTGGATAATAAAACAGTTCAAAATTATTTAGAAATATTACAAGAAACAGGACTAATTGAATTAATATTAAAAAATAAAGCAGGTAGTAATATTTTAAAGAAAACAGAAAAAATATTCTTAGACAATACAGATTTATATAAATCTGTAAGTGAAGAAATTGGATTTGAGACACCAATTGGAACTCTAAGAGAGATTTACTTTATCAAAATGATCCTAAATTCCGATAATAAACTTCATTATAGTCAAATTGGAGACTACACCATAGGTAATATAAATTTTGAAATTGGTGGTAAAAATAAATCTTTAAAACAAATAAAAGATAATTTAGAAAACTCATTTCTAGTTAAAGATGATATTTTAACTGGGAGTAAATATGAGATACCATTATATCTATTTGGATTTTTATATTAA
- a CDS encoding DUF4143 domain-containing protein, translating to MYKLKPFHKNYNKRIVKNPKIYFTDTGLVCSLLGIRKKEDIDYHFLKRSLFETFIVNEFIKSSFNCGENYDLYFWRDNHNKKVDLILDLGIEQYAFEIKYIFLIYGGNENYLRNKFNVLSWDNIYDGLIKNIICKINEPDLIYLSALAAMLQSLV from the coding sequence ATATATAAGTTAAAACCATTTCACAAGAACTATAATAAAAGGATTGTTAAAAATCCAAAAATCTATTTCACTGATACTGGACTGGTTTGTAGTCTTCTTGGGATTAGGAAAAAAGAAGATATAGATTATCATTTTCTAAAAAGAAGTCTATTTGAAACATTTATTGTGAATGAATTTATAAAATCTAGCTTCAACTGTGGTGAAAATTACGACCTTTATTTCTGGAGAGATAACCACAATAAAAAAGTTGATTTAATATTAGATCTAGGAATAGAACAGTATGCTTTTGAAATAAAGTATATTTTTCTAATTTATGGTGGTAATGAAAATTATCTAAGAAATAAATTTAATGTATTATCTTGGGATAATATTTATGATGGACTTATTAAAAATATTATATGTAAGATTAATGAACCAGATTTAATCTATTTATCAGCATTAGCAGCTATGTTGCAAAGTCTTGTATAA
- a CDS encoding AAA family ATPase — MIYINFEWLEHEELKDYKSLNQYIENKKIPGKINYIFLDEVQEVLGFEKVVNSLNSKLLSGELATYLTWRFYTIEVLPLSFKEMLHHVNSKDDLFNNYIRLGGMPGRLQFDDERTEKNNLMDMYNSILLKVEAAKSTYLIHGV; from the coding sequence ATTATTTACATCAACTTTGAATGGCTAGAACATGAAGAATTAAAGGATTATAAATCACTTAACCAATATATAGAAAATAAGAAAATCCCAGGGAAAATAAACTATATCTTTTTAGATGAAGTCCAGGAAGTCCTAGGTTTTGAAAAAGTTGTAAACTCATTAAATTCTAAGCTTTTATCAGGAGAACTTGCCACATATTTAACATGGCGTTTTTATACTATAGAAGTTCTTCCTCTATCATTTAAGGAAATGTTACACCATGTAAATAGTAAAGATGATCTATTTAATAATTATATACGTTTGGGAGGAATGCCTGGTAGACTTCAATTTGATGATGAAAGAACAGAAAAAAATAATCTTATGGATATGTATAACTCTATACTTCTTAAAGTCGAAGCAGCGAAAAGTACATACCTTATCCACGGGGTATGA
- a CDS encoding ATP-binding protein codes for MMKEQKKIILWICITLYFLKSKQRKVHTLSTGYEIYVGKLDNKEVDFVVIDGNNKFYIQVTYLLSEQSTIDREFSVLEQINDNYTKIVISMDTVNRSRNGIIHKNIKDFLLEE; via the coding sequence ATGATGAAAGAACAGAAAAAAATAATCTTATGGATATGTATAACTCTATACTTCTTAAAGTCGAAGCAGCGAAAAGTACATACCTTATCCACGGGGTATGAAATTTATGTTGGAAAATTAGATAATAAAGAAGTCGATTTTGTTGTTATTGATGGTAATAACAAATTTTATATCCAAGTAACATACTTGCTATCAGAACAATCTACTATTGATAGAGAATTTTCAGTCCTTGAACAGATAAATGATAACTATACAAAAATTGTTATTTCAATGGATACAGTAAATAGAAGTAGAAATGGAATTATTCATAAAAATATAAAAGACTTTTTATTAGAAGAATAA
- a CDS encoding KOW motif-containing protein, whose protein sequence is MFPGYIFLKTKENIDNVTLQLLKDTKNVVKILNSYKDPIPLCCNQLDLIKPLLNPNFKAELSNVNFNKDDKIVVINGPLKELEGQIIKVDKRKQRVTVQIEMYNKVHKINFSYIDISK, encoded by the coding sequence ATTTTTCCAGGTTATATATTTTTAAAAACTAAAGAAAACATAGATAATGTAACTCTGCAATTATTAAAAGATACAAAAAATGTTGTTAAAATATTAAACTCCTACAAGGACCCTATACCACTTTGCTGCAACCAGTTAGACTTAATTAAACCTCTGTTAAATCCTAACTTTAAAGCTGAACTATCAAATGTTAATTTTAATAAGGATGATAAGATTGTAGTAATAAATGGTCCTCTTAAGGAGTTAGAGGGTCAAATTATTAAGGTAGATAAAAGGAAGCAGAGGGTTACTGTACAAATAGAGATGTATAACAAGGTTCATAAAATTAATTTCTCCTACATTGATATAAGTAAATAA